The following nucleotide sequence is from Bacteroidota bacterium.
GCATTGGACGATGCAGCCAGCGATGGAGTGCTGCCCGAATGGTATTTGTTTTCCGATGCTCAGCATACAAATATCGACTACCACCCTTTACCAAAGCCACCCTTTAAAAGCGACATTTTTTTAATTAATCCTGCCAACACAGGATGGCAGCAATACCTGGCCGAAAAAAATACAGGGGTCTATCAGGCCCTCGAGTTCGATGGCTTTCACATCGATCAGCTGGGCGATAGGGGAGCACGTTACGATTACTGGGGCAATTCCGTAAATCTTCCTCAGGCTTATGCATCGTTTATTGCTGCCATGAAAACCGGTTCTCCCACCAAAGAGTTAATTATGAATGCTGTGAACCAGTATGGTCAGGCTGATATTGCCAATTCGCAGATAGAGTTTTTGTATACAGAAGTTTGGGGACCCAACGAAAATTATTCTAGTCTGGCACAGCTAATTAAAAACAACAATGGGTACAGTAATAATAAGCTAAGTACCGTGTTGGCTGCTTATATGAATTATGAACTGGCTAACAATGCAGGATATTTTAATACTCCGGGCGTATTGCTGACCAATGCGGTGATTTTTTCTCACGGAGGGGCCCATCTCGAACTGGGTGAGCACATGCTCGGGAAAGAATATTTCCCCAATAAAAACCTAACAATGAAGGATGACCTGAAAAAGCCTCTAATGCAGTATTATGATTTTCTCGTGGCTTATCAGAATCTTCTTCGCGATGGAGGCAGTTTTAATATGCCAGAGCTAAGCTCTAACGAGAGCCGTGTGGTTTTGCAAAACTGGCCACCGGCAATAGGGAAAGTGGCTACTTTTGGAAAAGATTTTGAACATTGCCAGGTGATACATTTAATTAATTTTACCAATGCCATACATCTCGAATGGAGAGATAAATTGGGTGCTCAAAGCTATCCGGAGGTAATAAATAACATAGAGGTCTCCTTTACTGAGAGCAAACCGGTGAAAAATATTTGGTTTGCATCGCCCGATTATCTCTATGGTGCGGCACAGGTGTTGGAATTTGAACAATCTGGTAATACCTATACTTTCAATCTTCCTATTCTTCAGTATTGGAGCATGGTAGTGGCAGAATACGAATAACAAAATAATCAAGGTTAAACCAGTTCAACCTGTCGTATTCAATAAAAAAATGAGGCTGCCTTTATTAAGACAGCCTCATACAACAATATCAGGAATTATTTGCTATTTCAATTCAATTGACCCAGTGCCAATTTCATAACCTTCGGCATAAAGGGTTATTTTGTAGGTTCCAGCCATCAGTTCCTCCGATTTGTCCCAATAGATGCACATGTCAATATCGAGATTGTCATATTCCAGTTCGCGCTTGGCTGTGTAAACCACACTTTGTTTCTGGTACTCAAACATGCCTGCATCAGATGAGGAAAGCACCACTTCGTCGGGGCGCTGGATACGCAGGTAAATCATTTTCTTACCTGGTTCGGCCACCGTGTTTTCACGAATGGTAAAACAAACGCGGATTTTTGCAATTTTATCGACATCGTTTTTAGGTTTCGAACGGCTGTTGAGTCCTTCTACAAGAATTCCCTTAGCACTTAGTTTTTGGGCTTCGGCTACCTTTTTTGTAAGGAGCTCTTTGGTTTCAGAAAGTTCCTGGTATTGAACTTCTTTTTCGCGCAGCTCTGTTTTTACAGCGATGTTTTCTTCTGTAAGTTCGCGGTTGCGTGTATTTAGCGAATCGATCTGGATGATGTAGCTACGCATAACCTGGCGTAAGGTGCCCAGCTCTTTCTCGTACATCCTGATTTTTTCGGCATTTGAGGCATTCACTTTTAATAGTCGGCGTATTTTATCTTGTTCAATAACTAGTCTTTCGTTGATGCTGTCGTTCTCAGTTTTAAGTGAGTCGTAGCCGACAATGAGATCGGTGAGTTCTCCTTCGAGACTTGAGCGCTGTTCTTCAACAAAAGCACGGTCTTCTTCAGAGAGAGTAAGAGCCTGGCTTTTCTGATAAAGCACAATGCCCAGCACAATAGCCAGTACGCTGAGGGTAATTAGTATAACCACCAGAAACATGGGTACTTTTTGCTGGGGTTTACTGTAAGGCGAATAAGATTTGGTGTTGTTAGTGGGTTCCATAATTTATTGTAGTTTTTGTTAGTAACTGATTCAGATGGGTTTTATTGCGTGCAAAAATAAAAAAACCGGGAATGATATAAAACCCGGTTATGTAAAAAAGAGGATATCTTATTCATTTCCTGCTACAATATACTCACGTAGCCTTTTTATCTGATCCGAAATGGCTTTAAGTTCAGCATTTGGTATGAAAACATCTTCGGGGCTGTACTTAGGATGCTCGCTGTTTTTGAGTGTGATAAATAGTTCAGCCAGCTTGGCCAGTTCAATGGTTAGCACCGGATTGTGCCCGTATTTCCGGGTCAGTTCAGTTAGGTAAAGTATGGCATCGCTCTCAGAAAATAAAATGCGGTAAACAAATTTAGCTTCATCGCTAATATCTTTAATTTTTCTTCCTTCGAAGCCTGTCAATGCCGCATCAATAAGGTACATTTTTTCGATGAGGTTACCTATGAGGTATGAGGCAATTATTTTAAAGCGTTCTTCTTCGGTAAAAGTGGTATCTATTTCAGACAGGAAGTTGTCAAGCTTAAACAAAACCGAATCAGACTCGCTGAGTCCATCATTGCGTCGTTGTATCAGTGTTTCAACATAAAATGGGCCAAAGCCAACGTGATTGGCCAAAACCTGTGCCGAAGTATAACTCTCAAAAGCCGCATCGCTGTTCGAAAAAGCAGCATGATACAATGCATCGGCGCTATATACACCGCATATAAGTGCTGCATATTGGGGCGTGCTGGTATAACTTGCTTTTATAGCGGTATCAAGGGTTAACTGGGGGGTGTATTCAATGCCCGAGAATTTCATAATGCTTGCCACCTGCTGAAGGTTACCCTTTTCACCAAACATGGTGGTAAATTGCATTAAATGCACATCAATTTCACTCTCATTTTGTTGTGGTTTATTCTGGCAGCTTGAAAAGGCCAGAAAAAGCAAGCAAAAGGCGGACATTAAACTTATTTTTCTCATACCTATTTTTGTTTTATATTGG
It contains:
- a CDS encoding glycoside hydrolase family 66 protein — translated: MMKFLLSFFMLVLLTCCKPDPTPALPVTQSITISCNKASYLPGSEVKFELSRTFEGICRIRQLGVMIQEIAVSGKSFTWTCSSKDFQGYMAELYTNSSEGEKLMATIGIDVSSSWSKFPRYGFLSDFGNLDQSEMQEVIKFLNRHHINGLQFYDWQFKHHFPLAGTTQNPLPVWNDIINKPVYFATLESYIDLAHTHRMQAMFYNLAFGALDDAASDGVLPEWYLFSDAQHTNIDYHPLPKPPFKSDIFLINPANTGWQQYLAEKNTGVYQALEFDGFHIDQLGDRGARYDYWGNSVNLPQAYASFIAAMKTGSPTKELIMNAVNQYGQADIANSQIEFLYTEVWGPNENYSSLAQLIKNNNGYSNNKLSTVLAAYMNYELANNAGYFNTPGVLLTNAVIFSHGGAHLELGEHMLGKEYFPNKNLTMKDDLKKPLMQYYDFLVAYQNLLRDGGSFNMPELSSNESRVVLQNWPPAIGKVATFGKDFEHCQVIHLINFTNAIHLEWRDKLGAQSYPEVINNIEVSFTESKPVKNIWFASPDYLYGAAQVLEFEQSGNTYTFNLPILQYWSMVVAEYE